A region of Candidatus Binatia bacterium DNA encodes the following proteins:
- a CDS encoding R3H domain-containing nucleic acid-binding protein, giving the protein MNRQQVQTTDDIDLLLAVLPKTVRAALARHPDLETLIEIVLDLGRQPEARFPDGSVWLGDEVVTRDDLAHATACVGAFTSDNRAGIERTLHRISAIRNRAGDVIGLTCRVGRAVYGTVEIVRDVIESGRSTLLLGPPGVGKTTLLREAARVLADEAGKRVIVVDTSNEIAGDGDIPHPGIGRARRMQVASPDRQHAVMIEAVENHMPEVIVIDEIGTEAEAAAARTIAERGVQLVATAHGHTLENLLTNPTLSDLIGGIQAVTLGDEEARRRRTQKTVLERKQAPTFDVLIEIQTRDRLAIHHDVAKVVDAMLRGHPWSPEVRVRRDDGEVEVQPAEREPVPERRPVRRFIRIYPFAISEERLERAIHLTGAPARVARSVRDADLVLTLRSYSKRQPAKLREALHRDLPVHMLRSASMSHIEAFLDDLRRDVDGPDQDIEREIDDAAAEAEAAARSVLESGEPIELLARPAATRRAQHAVAERYGLQSVSRGREPYRRVVLLPADH; this is encoded by the coding sequence GTGAATCGGCAGCAGGTCCAGACCACCGACGACATCGACCTCCTGCTCGCGGTGCTTCCGAAAACGGTCCGCGCCGCGCTCGCCCGTCACCCCGACCTCGAGACGCTCATCGAGATCGTCCTCGACCTCGGCCGTCAGCCCGAAGCGCGCTTCCCCGACGGATCGGTCTGGCTCGGCGACGAGGTGGTGACCCGCGACGACCTCGCGCACGCGACGGCCTGCGTCGGCGCGTTCACGAGCGACAACCGCGCCGGCATCGAGCGCACGCTGCACCGGATCTCCGCCATCCGGAACCGCGCGGGCGACGTCATCGGTCTCACCTGCCGCGTCGGGCGCGCGGTGTACGGGACGGTGGAGATCGTGCGCGACGTCATCGAGTCGGGTCGCAGCACGCTGCTGCTCGGTCCGCCGGGCGTCGGCAAGACGACGCTGCTGCGCGAGGCCGCGCGCGTCCTCGCCGACGAGGCCGGCAAGCGCGTGATCGTCGTCGACACCTCGAACGAGATCGCGGGCGACGGCGACATCCCGCATCCCGGCATCGGACGCGCGCGTCGCATGCAGGTCGCGTCCCCCGACCGTCAGCACGCGGTGATGATCGAGGCCGTCGAGAACCACATGCCCGAGGTGATCGTCATCGACGAGATCGGCACCGAGGCGGAGGCGGCCGCGGCGCGCACGATCGCCGAGCGCGGCGTCCAGCTCGTCGCGACCGCGCACGGCCACACGCTCGAGAACCTGCTCACCAACCCGACGCTGAGCGATCTGATCGGCGGCATCCAGGCCGTCACGCTGGGCGACGAGGAGGCGCGACGTCGGCGGACGCAGAAGACGGTCCTCGAGCGCAAGCAGGCGCCGACCTTCGACGTCCTGATCGAGATCCAGACGCGCGATCGCCTCGCGATCCATCACGACGTCGCGAAGGTGGTCGACGCGATGCTGCGCGGTCACCCGTGGTCGCCCGAGGTGCGCGTCCGCAGGGACGACGGCGAGGTCGAGGTGCAGCCCGCGGAGCGCGAGCCCGTCCCGGAGCGGCGCCCCGTCCGGCGCTTCATCCGCATCTACCCGTTCGCGATCAGCGAGGAGCGGCTCGAGCGCGCGATCCACCTGACCGGCGCGCCGGCGCGCGTCGCGCGCTCGGTGCGCGACGCGGACCTGGTCCTCACGCTGCGCAGCTACAGCAAGCGCCAGCCCGCGAAGCTGCGCGAGGCGCTGCACCGCGATCTGCCGGTGCACATGCTGCGCAGCGCGAGCATGTCGCACATCGAGGCGTTCCTCGACGACCTGCGCCGCGACGTCGACGGACCGGATCAGGACATCGAGCGCGAGATCGACGACGCCGCCGCCGAGGCCGAAGCCGCAGCGCGCTCGGTGCTCGAGAGCGGCGAGCCGATCGAGCTCCTCGCCCGCCCGGCGGCGACGCGACGCGCGCAGCACGCGGTCGCGGAGCGCTATGGCTTGCAGTCCGTGAGCCGGGGGCGCGAGCCGTACCGGCGGGTCGTGCTGCTGCCCGCCGATCACTGA